A single region of the Vicia villosa cultivar HV-30 ecotype Madison, WI linkage group LG4, Vvil1.0, whole genome shotgun sequence genome encodes:
- the LOC131597577 gene encoding uncharacterized protein LOC131597577 → MLKDCIEFAKGCQECQMHGGIQHVPASELHTIVKPWPFRGWALDVIGEIKPASSKQQRYILVGIDYFTKWVEVVALRNVDQEVVIGFIQDHIICRFGIPETITTDQGTVFTGKKMQEFAQEVGIKLLTSTPYYAQANGQVEAANKVIISLIKKHVGKKPKIWHQSLSQALWACQTSPKEATGTTPFRLTYGHDAMLPVEVYAQSVRIQRQHEIPSEDYWSMMTDELFDLDEERMLALDSLRRRKEKVARAYNKKVRNKVFAINDLVWKVILPMDRNDRFLGKWSPNWEGPFKVIQVFTNNAYELEELAPDRRVIWVNGKYLKGYKPTLQELTITTMYIKN, encoded by the coding sequence atgttaaaagattgcatagaatttgcaaaaggatgtCAAGAGTGTCAGATGCATGGGGGCATCCAACACGTCCCTGCAAGCGAATTGCATACTATTGTGAAGCCTTGGCCATTCAGAGGATGGGCTTTAGACGTAATTGGGGAAATAAAACCAGCTTCATCGAAACAGCAGAGGTACATTTTGGTCGGTATCGACTACTTTACAAAGTGGGTCGAAGTTGTAGCTTTGAGAAACGTCGATCAAGAAGTCGTGATAGGTTTCATACAAGATCACATTATATGTCGATTTGGAATACCAGAGACTATCACAACCGACCAAGGAACAGTGTTCACTGGGAAGAAAATGCAAGAGTTTGCCCAGGAGGTTGGCATAAAGTTATTGACGTCGACACCGTACTACGCCCAGGCGAATGGTCAagtcgaagctgccaacaaggtGATAATCAGCCTGATAAAAAAGCATGTAGGGAAAAAGCCAAAAATTTGGCATCAGTCTTTAAGTCAAGCCCTGTGGGCATGTCAAACATCTCCCAAAGAGGCGACTGGCACTACACCATTTAGATTGACATATGGACATGACGCCATGTTACCAGTTGAAGTATACGCTCAATcggtaaggatacaaagacagcATGAGATACCATCCGAAGACTATTGGAGTATGATGACAGATGAGCTCTTCGATTTAGATGAAGAAAGAATGCTGGCTCTAGATTCGTTGAGAAGACGAAAAGAAAAAGTAGCCAgagcttacaacaagaaagtaaGAAATAAGGTGTTTGCTATTAACGATTTGGTTTGGAAAGTAATATTGCCTATGGACAGAAACGACAGGTTCCTAGGGAAATGGTCACCAAACTGGGAGGGACCGTTTAAGGTAATCCAAGTTTTTACCAACAACGCTTATGAGTTAGAGGAGTTAGCTCCAGATCGACGGGTCATATGGGTAAATGGTAAATACTTAAAGGGATACAAACCTACTCTTCAGGAGCTCACTATTACGACAAtgtatattaaaaattga
- the LOC131597579 gene encoding uncharacterized protein LOC131597579, with amino-acid sequence MEKRPHLYWSSCAAHCLDLCLEDIGKKKSIQNLLSEAKMVTTFIYNHTYIVCLMKKYTGGRDIVRPGVTRFATQFLQLQAIVRQREGLENMFNSEEFRKTKYGKEKKGPGYETRKIVMSRDFWSKANDILKVFEPIVKVLRLLDGDEKPTMGFIYEAIGRAKQAIQQNSRYHSKYNDIIDKRWKFMHSDLHSAGYFFNPQFQYGIEHGKAVYKETFNGTKNVIMKLERNMEDQIKALNQLTLFREKSETFGTPLAQKSWSKMDAAQWWEYHDSCAPELQHLAMIVLSQTTSATNCERNWSTFSYIHTKTRNRLKYKKLHKLVFTHYNMKLRMRDKLRKSREEIEASFDPINLDYIFQEDPLSQWIEERENPLLDGVQNAEWLPIVDTDDENVDDNSESNDSGGLSPPSGNSGDGGGNEVGNEGENEGGSGGGDDEGEDEEQLELDPYHEIPPGYRRYKNLNDIDRSDNSLLDTRGNVSQSGRKGKRKKNAPLEDSSSSSIAHSFSDFGIGDSSQSSQQSYPPVYQYPYFNFYNQYPSDQAPSYYQ; translated from the exons ATGGAGAAGAGACCCCATTTATATTGGTCTTCTTGTGCTGCTCATTGTTTAGATCTTTGCTTGGAGGATATAGGAAAAaagaaaagcatacaaaacttaTTAAGTGAAGCAAAAATGGTGACAACCTTCATCTATAACCATACGTATATTGTATGTCTCATGAAAAAATATACTGGCGGTAGAGATATTGTTCGTCCTGGTGTTACCCGATTTGCAACACAATTTCTACAACTTCAAGCAATTGTTAGACAAAGGGAAGGTCTTGAAAACATGTTCAATTCTGAAGAatttagaaaaacaaaatatGGTAAAGAGAAGAAAGGACCGGGATATGAAACAAGAAAAATTGTTATGAGTAGGGATTTTTGGAGTAAGGCCAATGacattttgaaagtatttgagccTATTGTAAAAGTTTTGAGACTATTGGATGGTGACGAGAAACCAACAATGGGTTTCATATATGAAGCCATTGGTCGAGCAAAACAAGCAATTCAACAAAATTCTCGTTATCATTCCAAATACAATGATATCATTGACAAACGTTGGAAATTCATGCACTCTGATCTTCATTCTGCTG GTTATTTTTTTAATCCACAATTTCAATATGGAATCGAGCATGGAAAAGCTGTTTACAAAGAAACATTTAATGGAACAAAGAATGTAATCATGAAGCTAGAAAGAAACATGGAAGATCAAATCAAAGCTCTAAACCAA CTAACACTTTTTAGAGAAAAGAGTGAAACGTTTGGTACACCTCTAGCTCAAAAATCTTGGTCTAAGATGGATGCAG CTCAATGGTGGGAATATCATGACTCATGTGCTCCTGAACTTCAACATTTGGCTATGATAGTTCTCAGTCAAACAACCTCTGCCACAAACTGTGAGAGAAATTGGAGTACATTTAGCTATATTCACACAAAGACAAGAAATAGATTGAAGTACAAAAAATTGCATAAGCTTGTCTTCACACATTACAACATgaagttgagaatgagagataaATTAAGGAAGAGCCGGGAAGAAATAGAAGCAAGTTTTGATCCGATAAATCTTGACTATATATTTCAAGAAGATCCGTTATCTCAATGGATAGAAGAGAGGGAAAATCCATTATTGGATGGAGTTCAAAATGCAGAATGGTTACCAATAGTTGATACAGAtgatgaaaatgttgatgataataGTGAATCTAATGATAGTGGTGGCTTAAGTCCACCAAGCGGTAATAGTGGTGATGGGGGTGGTAATGAAGTGGGTAACGAAGGTGAAAATGAAGGTGGAAGTGGGGGTGGTGATGatgaaggagaagatgaagagCAATTAGAACTTGATCCATATCATGAAATACCACCTGGTTATAGGCGTTATAAGAACTTGAATGATATAGATCGTTCTGACAACTCACTACTTGACACGAGAGGAAATGTGTCACAATCTGGAAGAAaggggaaaagaaaaaaaaatgctcCACTTGAAGATTCCTCCTCTTCTAGTATTGCTCATAGTTTTAGTGATTTTGGGATTGGTGATTCTTCACAAAGTAGTCAACAATCGTATCCTCCTGTTTATCAGTATCCTTATTTCAACTTCTATAACCAATATCCTAGTGATCAAGCTCCTTCGTACTACCAATAA